One Arthrobacter sp. StoSoilB19 DNA window includes the following coding sequences:
- a CDS encoding carbohydrate ABC transporter permease, with amino-acid sequence MSTVLKSNSQEARTGTTAGSAAPKQGLGQRLRRLNIPGGLGGWIWLAIIILPIYYVVITSLKTQAGYFGQNPLAVPTSPTLENYQLVLEKDFATYFMNSVIVTLGSVIPTVLISFMASFAIVRGSGRFLKLVNGMFLMGLAIPLQATIIPIYLMIIRLNLYDSLLALMLPSIAFAIPLTVLILSNFIRDVPNELFESMRLDGCSEWQTMWRLALPLTRPAIVTVAIYNGLHVWNGFLLPLVLTQSPSLRVLPLGLWSFQGEFSVNIPAVLASVMLSTLPILVLYVIGRRQLLAGLTAGFSK; translated from the coding sequence GTGAGTACCGTCCTGAAAAGCAATTCGCAGGAGGCCCGGACCGGAACCACGGCCGGTTCCGCCGCACCCAAGCAGGGACTCGGCCAACGGCTGAGGCGGCTCAACATCCCCGGCGGCCTCGGTGGGTGGATCTGGCTGGCCATTATCATCCTCCCGATCTACTACGTGGTGATCACCAGCCTGAAGACGCAGGCGGGATACTTCGGCCAGAATCCCCTGGCCGTTCCCACCTCGCCCACGCTGGAGAACTACCAACTGGTCCTTGAGAAAGACTTCGCCACATATTTCATGAACAGCGTCATCGTCACGCTCGGTTCCGTAATTCCCACGGTGCTGATCTCGTTCATGGCCTCGTTCGCGATCGTCCGGGGCAGCGGAAGGTTCCTCAAGCTGGTCAACGGCATGTTCCTCATGGGGCTGGCCATCCCGCTCCAGGCGACGATCATCCCGATCTACCTGATGATCATCCGGCTCAACCTGTACGACAGCCTGCTGGCACTGATGCTGCCGTCCATTGCCTTTGCCATCCCCCTCACAGTGCTGATCCTGTCCAACTTCATCCGCGACGTCCCGAACGAATTGTTCGAGTCCATGCGGCTGGACGGCTGCAGCGAGTGGCAGACCATGTGGCGGCTCGCCCTGCCCCTGACCCGCCCGGCTATTGTGACCGTTGCCATCTACAACGGCCTGCATGTCTGGAACGGGTTCCTGCTCCCGCTGGTCCTGACCCAGAGCCCCAGCCTGCGCGTCCTGCCCCTGGGCCTGTGGAGCTTCCAGGGTGAATTCAGCGTCAATATCCCGGCCGTTCTCGCCTCGGTGATGCTCAGCACGCTGCCCATCCTGGTGCTTTACGTCATCGGCCGCCGCCAACTGCTGGCAGGCCTGACGGCCGGCTTCAGCAAGTAG
- a CDS encoding Gfo/Idh/MocA family oxidoreductase, producing the protein MGKPLKVGIIGCGAIIAQYLANFRKLSQIDLVAVADLDPARAQAVADGYEGVRAISVEELLAADDVELVLNLTIPAAHAEVALKAIAAGKSVYGEKPLAATTEEARQVLDAAREAGVAVGCAPDTVLGTGIQTARKAIDDGLVGAPISASATMVTPGHERWHPNPDFYYQPGGGPLLDMGPYYVTALVTLLGPVVSVMGAASHTRNERTIGSGPRQGEKVPVTIDSHVTGVLVHASGALSTLFMSFDAVKSKSPNIEIHGERGSLVVPDPNHFDGDVQLFSLGAEDWETLPASAGYVDAGRGFGIADLAATPQGKEPRAGGALAFHVLEVMESVLKAARSGMTVGIRSTVERPESVALTVLAEQADALQSQ; encoded by the coding sequence GTGGGCAAGCCGTTGAAAGTCGGAATCATTGGCTGCGGAGCCATCATCGCGCAGTACCTGGCGAACTTCCGCAAACTCAGCCAGATCGACCTGGTGGCCGTGGCGGACCTGGACCCCGCACGTGCCCAGGCCGTGGCGGATGGCTACGAAGGTGTCCGCGCCATCTCCGTGGAGGAACTCCTCGCCGCGGACGACGTCGAACTTGTCCTGAACCTGACCATCCCCGCCGCCCACGCCGAGGTGGCACTGAAGGCCATCGCCGCCGGAAAGAGCGTCTACGGCGAGAAGCCCCTTGCTGCCACGACTGAGGAGGCGCGCCAGGTGCTGGACGCGGCACGCGAGGCCGGCGTCGCCGTCGGCTGCGCTCCTGACACCGTACTGGGCACCGGCATCCAGACCGCCCGCAAGGCGATCGACGACGGGCTGGTCGGCGCCCCCATCTCGGCGTCGGCAACCATGGTGACCCCAGGCCACGAGCGCTGGCACCCGAACCCGGACTTCTACTACCAGCCCGGCGGCGGCCCGCTGCTGGACATGGGCCCCTACTACGTCACCGCCCTGGTGACCCTGCTGGGTCCGGTCGTCTCCGTGATGGGCGCGGCCAGCCACACCCGGAATGAGCGCACCATCGGCTCGGGGCCGCGCCAGGGCGAGAAAGTGCCGGTCACCATCGACTCCCACGTGACCGGCGTCCTGGTCCACGCCTCCGGTGCGCTGTCCACCCTCTTCATGAGCTTCGATGCCGTGAAGTCGAAGTCGCCCAACATCGAGATCCATGGCGAGCGCGGTTCCCTGGTGGTGCCGGATCCGAACCACTTTGACGGCGACGTCCAACTGTTCTCCCTCGGCGCCGAGGACTGGGAGACCCTTCCCGCCTCCGCAGGGTACGTCGACGCCGGACGCGGGTTCGGCATCGCGGACCTTGCCGCCACCCCGCAAGGCAAGGAGCCCAGGGCGGGTGGCGCACTTGCCTTCCACGTCCTGGAAGTCATGGAATCCGTCCTCAAAGCCGCACGCAGCGGCATGACGGTCGGCATCCGGAGCACGGTGGAGCGGCCGGAAAGCGTGGCCCTCACCGTCCTGGCCGAACAGGCGGATGCGCTCCAGTCCCAGTAG
- a CDS encoding extracellular solute-binding protein — translation MKQPQSSRRSFLALAALTPFAVAATTACGTSGPGASSGGGGASMWYLSGEPNQTTMQKAVDAFNSANSADKITVTYFQNDAYKTKIKTAIGANQAPTIIYGWGGGGLKTYAEANQVEDLTSWFDQNPDLKKKFFPSVFGAATVNGKIYALPNQYVAPIVLFYNKELFQKAGVQPPKTWDDIMSLVKTFNGMGVAPFSLGGQSRWTSMMWLEYLLDRIGGPDVFKAIFEGKPNSWMDPAVIETGTKIQELVSADGFIKGFSSITADSQADQALLFSGKAAMMLHGSWTYGAMKKAGQNFVQDGKLGFVPFPTVAGGKGDPKNGVGNPAAYMSISSKASDKEKESAKKFFKDGILTDTVVDAYINSGSVPIVNGIEDKLNTSPDKEFLNFVYDMAKNAPNFQQSWDQALSPTAAEALLNNIDQLFLKSITPQQFAENMNGTLGK, via the coding sequence ATGAAGCAACCCCAGTCCTCCCGGCGGTCTTTTCTCGCCCTCGCTGCCCTCACTCCCTTTGCCGTTGCCGCGACCACTGCCTGCGGGACGTCCGGCCCCGGTGCCTCCAGCGGCGGCGGGGGCGCCAGCATGTGGTACCTGTCCGGCGAGCCGAACCAGACCACCATGCAGAAAGCCGTGGATGCCTTTAACTCGGCAAACTCCGCCGACAAGATCACGGTCACGTACTTCCAGAACGACGCCTACAAGACCAAGATCAAGACCGCCATCGGCGCCAACCAGGCACCCACGATCATCTACGGCTGGGGCGGCGGTGGCCTGAAGACCTACGCCGAGGCCAACCAGGTTGAGGACCTCACCAGCTGGTTCGACCAGAATCCGGACCTGAAGAAGAAGTTCTTCCCGTCCGTGTTCGGTGCAGCCACCGTCAACGGCAAGATCTACGCCCTGCCCAACCAGTACGTCGCCCCGATCGTGCTGTTCTACAACAAGGAACTGTTCCAGAAGGCAGGCGTCCAGCCGCCCAAGACCTGGGACGACATCATGTCCTTGGTCAAGACCTTCAACGGCATGGGCGTAGCCCCGTTCTCCCTGGGCGGCCAGTCGCGCTGGACCTCCATGATGTGGCTTGAATACCTCCTGGACCGCATCGGCGGGCCGGACGTCTTCAAGGCGATCTTCGAGGGCAAGCCCAATTCCTGGATGGACCCGGCCGTGATCGAGACCGGCACCAAGATCCAGGAGCTGGTCTCTGCTGACGGCTTCATCAAGGGCTTCTCCTCCATCACTGCCGACTCGCAGGCAGACCAGGCCCTCCTGTTCTCCGGCAAGGCAGCCATGATGCTGCACGGTTCCTGGACCTATGGCGCCATGAAGAAGGCCGGCCAGAACTTTGTGCAGGACGGAAAGCTGGGCTTCGTCCCCTTCCCCACGGTTGCCGGCGGCAAGGGCGACCCGAAGAACGGCGTCGGAAACCCCGCGGCGTACATGTCAATCTCTTCCAAGGCCAGCGACAAGGAAAAGGAATCCGCCAAGAAGTTCTTCAAGGACGGGATCCTGACCGATACCGTGGTCGACGCCTACATCAACTCCGGCTCCGTGCCGATTGTCAACGGCATCGAAGACAAGCTGAACACCTCCCCGGACAAGGAGTTCCTGAACTTCGTCTACGACATGGCCAAGAACGCACCCAACTTCCAGCAGTCCTGGGACCAGGCGCTGAGCCCCACCGCAGCTGAGGCCCTGCTGAACAACATCGACCAGCTGTTCCTGAAGTCGATCACGCCGCAGCAGTTCGCCGAGAACATGAACGGCACCCTAGGGAAATGA
- a CDS encoding zinc-ribbon domain-containing protein: MLLLFGFKTVHQALPGRTATCQHCGAFVHHALDEQATKFTLFFIPVLTVSRKYLITCTNCGYASSISGRQKRAQELRR, encoded by the coding sequence ATGCTCCTCCTTTTCGGCTTCAAGACCGTCCACCAGGCCCTGCCGGGCCGGACGGCAACCTGCCAGCACTGCGGCGCCTTCGTCCACCATGCCCTGGACGAACAGGCCACCAAGTTCACGCTGTTCTTCATCCCTGTCCTCACGGTGTCCCGGAAATACCTGATCACCTGCACCAACTGCGGCTACGCTTCGTCCATCAGCGGACGGCAGAAGCGGGCGCAGGAACTTCGGCGGTAG
- a CDS encoding alpha/beta hydrolase, which produces MDIILVPGFWLDASSWEGVTPALEAAGHRPHPLTLPGKDSVDASRAGISLQDHINAVVEVLDGLPGRVVLVGHSGGGAIIHGVVDARPDRVERAIYVDSGPLADGSVINDQLPAHGDDVPLPPWQSFDDAEPVDLNDRLRQSFRARAIPEPRGVAYGRQRLHDGRRYDVPATVISCGFPSAMLREWIAANHPFVAELAKVRDVEFIDLPTGHWPQFTKPDQLAQAILSAVDRTGRD; this is translated from the coding sequence ATGGACATCATCCTGGTACCCGGTTTCTGGTTGGACGCCTCGTCATGGGAGGGGGTAACACCTGCCCTGGAAGCAGCCGGGCACCGCCCCCATCCCCTCACGCTTCCCGGCAAGGACTCGGTGGATGCCAGCCGCGCAGGCATCAGCCTGCAGGACCATATCAATGCGGTGGTGGAGGTCCTGGACGGGCTGCCGGGCAGGGTGGTCCTGGTGGGCCACTCCGGCGGCGGGGCAATCATTCACGGGGTAGTGGATGCGCGGCCGGACAGGGTGGAACGCGCCATCTACGTGGACAGCGGGCCGCTGGCTGACGGCAGCGTCATCAACGACCAGTTGCCTGCCCACGGGGACGATGTCCCGCTGCCGCCCTGGCAGAGTTTTGACGACGCCGAACCGGTGGACCTCAACGACCGGCTGCGCCAGTCATTCCGCGCCCGCGCCATTCCCGAACCCCGCGGCGTGGCGTACGGCAGGCAGCGCCTGCATGACGGGCGCCGCTACGACGTTCCCGCCACCGTCATCTCGTGCGGGTTCCCCTCGGCCATGCTCCGGGAGTGGATCGCGGCAAACCATCCCTTCGTGGCGGAACTGGCCAAGGTGCGGGACGTGGAATTCATCGACCTGCCCACCGGGCACTGGCCGCAGTTCACCAAACCGGACCAACTGGCCCAGGCCATCCTGTCGGCGGTGGACCGGACAGGCAGGGACTGA
- a CDS encoding sugar ABC transporter permease, whose product MSNAVSTAPRAATRAKDSKQTEQRRAALAWLTLPALFFFLVFAVIPLAGVLILSFSSWDGIGAIGAAGLDNWFSVLADPGLYNALGLTFLIMIVSWLVQTPISLLLGVFTAGSQRYRAALAVLYFLPLLLSSAAVAIAFKALLDPNFGLATGLGLPFLAQDWLGVPQLAVGLVIFVIAWQFVPFHTLIYQGGVRQIPKSLYEAAQIDGAGTIKQFFHITLPQLKYTIITSSTLMVVGSLTYFDLIFVLTGGGPGNSTRILALDMYLRGFRANLMGPASVIAVILVIIGLALALFLQRLGGKDKQGSQLEGL is encoded by the coding sequence ATGAGCAACGCCGTCTCCACTGCCCCGCGGGCCGCCACGAGGGCGAAAGATTCCAAGCAGACCGAACAGCGCAGGGCCGCCCTGGCGTGGCTGACCCTGCCGGCACTGTTCTTCTTCCTGGTGTTCGCAGTCATCCCGCTGGCCGGGGTGCTCATCCTCAGCTTCAGCAGCTGGGACGGAATCGGTGCCATCGGGGCAGCTGGACTGGACAACTGGTTCTCTGTGCTGGCGGATCCGGGACTGTACAACGCCCTGGGCCTGACCTTCCTGATCATGATCGTTTCGTGGCTGGTCCAGACTCCCATCAGCCTGCTCCTGGGGGTGTTCACGGCGGGAAGCCAGCGCTACCGGGCTGCCCTTGCCGTCCTGTACTTCCTGCCCCTCTTGCTGTCCTCAGCCGCCGTCGCCATCGCCTTCAAGGCCCTTTTGGACCCGAATTTCGGCCTGGCAACCGGCCTGGGGCTGCCCTTCCTGGCACAGGACTGGCTGGGGGTACCCCAACTGGCCGTAGGCCTGGTCATCTTCGTCATCGCCTGGCAGTTCGTCCCGTTCCACACCCTCATCTACCAGGGCGGGGTGCGGCAGATCCCGAAGTCCCTTTACGAGGCAGCGCAGATCGACGGTGCCGGAACCATCAAGCAGTTCTTCCACATCACCCTGCCCCAGCTGAAATACACCATCATCACGTCCTCCACGCTGATGGTGGTGGGTTCGCTGACCTACTTCGACCTGATCTTCGTCCTCACGGGCGGCGGACCGGGAAACTCCACGCGGATCCTGGCCCTGGACATGTACCTGCGGGGCTTCCGGGCCAACCTCATGGGCCCGGCCAGCGTCATCGCCGTCATTCTCGTCATCATCGGCCTTGCACTGGCCTTGTTCCTCCAGCGTCTTGGCGGCAAGGACAAACAAGGCAGCCAATTGGAAGGTTTGTAG
- a CDS encoding GGDEF domain-containing protein — MVLDTATLRIAFGLMALVLVVLFYFSAYRLTRSPYSAWWCGALLFFLAGSGCFLFDGTVHQVWANPLGNTLLVHGGVAVWAGARSLRTVRPPSWAFTGIPLVTLVASLLDQPATNTWSGGTVFLAAMSLTVGLASRELWRLEPGYSRVRIPMAVAAGGLSVFYFFRWLAFLVEGQNGPVFVTVFGSAITTLVTMVLLVVVSFSMAALSTEQQTRALRVVASRDDLTGLLNRKAFLDLATEQLADRTITGGSGALILADLDHFKTVNDTYGHAAGDLALQAFADACAATVRSTDLTGRYGGEEFVILVPGASAERAETIAEEISRRMAGADTPAGMEMPTASYGISTYDGVTSDVDQLIAAADAALYRAKSLGRNRAARSDGLR; from the coding sequence ATGGTTCTGGACACGGCGACCCTGCGCATCGCTTTCGGCCTCATGGCCCTGGTCCTGGTGGTTCTCTTCTACTTTTCCGCCTACCGGCTGACGCGTTCGCCATACAGCGCCTGGTGGTGCGGTGCCCTGCTGTTCTTCCTGGCCGGATCAGGCTGCTTCCTGTTTGACGGCACAGTGCATCAGGTGTGGGCCAACCCCCTGGGAAACACCCTGCTGGTGCACGGCGGCGTTGCAGTGTGGGCCGGGGCGCGCTCCCTGCGGACCGTACGGCCTCCCAGCTGGGCCTTTACCGGCATTCCCTTGGTCACCCTGGTGGCCTCCCTGCTGGACCAACCCGCCACCAACACCTGGTCCGGCGGCACGGTGTTCCTCGCCGCCATGAGCCTGACCGTCGGATTGGCGTCCCGTGAGCTCTGGCGCCTTGAGCCCGGGTATTCGCGGGTCCGGATCCCCATGGCTGTGGCGGCAGGAGGGCTCAGTGTCTTCTACTTCTTCCGTTGGCTGGCGTTCCTGGTGGAGGGCCAGAACGGGCCTGTCTTCGTCACCGTTTTTGGGTCCGCCATCACCACCCTGGTGACCATGGTCCTGCTGGTGGTGGTGTCCTTCAGCATGGCGGCCTTGAGCACCGAACAGCAGACGCGTGCCCTGCGCGTGGTGGCCAGCCGCGACGACCTCACCGGGCTCCTGAACCGCAAGGCCTTCCTGGACCTGGCCACCGAGCAGTTGGCCGACCGCACCATCACCGGCGGCTCGGGAGCCCTGATCCTTGCCGACCTTGACCACTTCAAGACTGTCAACGACACCTATGGGCATGCCGCCGGCGACCTGGCGCTGCAGGCCTTCGCCGACGCCTGCGCTGCCACCGTGCGCTCCACAGATCTGACGGGGAGGTACGGCGGGGAAGAGTTCGTCATCCTGGTTCCCGGAGCAAGCGCCGAACGGGCCGAGACGATTGCCGAGGAGATCAGCAGGCGCATGGCCGGCGCGGACACGCCGGCCGGCATGGAGATGCCCACCGCGAGTTACGGCATTTCCACCTACGACGGCGTGACCTCCGATGTTGATCAACTTATCGCCGCAGCGGATGCCGCCCTGTACCGGGCCAAATCGCTGGGCCGGAACCGCGCCGCCCGCAGCGACGGGCTGCGGTAG
- a CDS encoding Gfo/Idh/MocA family oxidoreductase, whose amino-acid sequence MTTAKPLRVGMVGYAFMGAAHSHAWRTAPRFFDLPLQPQLTAVAGRNADGVRAAADKLGWESVETDWRRLIERDDIDLIDICTPGNTHAEIAIAALEAGKHVLCEKPLANSVEEAERMTLAAETAAKHGVFSMCGFSYRRTPALALAKRFVEQGRIGDIRHVRAQYLQDWLSDANAPMTWRLDKDKSGSGSLGDIGAHSIDAAQWVTGQNISGVSAMLETFVRERPLAGDLVGLGGHGDLSSDTPRGTVTVDDAAIFSAKFDGGASAGAIGVFEATRYALGRKNAMRLEVNGTKGSLAFDFEDMNVLSFYDSAESPDAGFRRIFVTEPEHPYVGHWWPTGHGLGYEHGFTHQVVDLVTAIGEGRQPEPSFGDALQVQRVLAAVESSAANSSQWQKV is encoded by the coding sequence ATGACCACCGCCAAACCCCTGCGGGTCGGCATGGTGGGCTACGCCTTCATGGGTGCCGCCCACTCCCACGCCTGGCGGACCGCGCCACGGTTCTTCGACCTGCCGCTGCAGCCACAGCTCACCGCGGTCGCCGGCAGGAATGCCGACGGCGTCCGCGCGGCAGCTGACAAGCTGGGCTGGGAGTCGGTGGAGACCGACTGGCGGCGCCTGATCGAGCGCGACGACATCGACCTCATCGACATCTGCACGCCCGGCAACACCCACGCAGAGATTGCCATCGCAGCCCTCGAGGCCGGAAAGCACGTGCTGTGCGAAAAGCCGCTGGCCAACTCCGTGGAGGAAGCCGAGCGGATGACACTGGCAGCGGAGACCGCCGCAAAGCATGGCGTCTTCTCCATGTGCGGCTTCAGCTACCGCCGCACCCCGGCACTGGCACTGGCCAAGCGGTTCGTGGAGCAAGGACGGATTGGCGACATCCGGCACGTCCGGGCCCAGTACCTGCAGGACTGGCTCTCCGACGCCAACGCCCCCATGACCTGGCGGCTGGACAAGGACAAGTCCGGTTCCGGCTCCCTGGGCGACATCGGCGCACACAGCATCGACGCCGCCCAGTGGGTCACGGGGCAGAACATCAGCGGGGTGTCGGCAATGCTGGAAACGTTTGTCCGGGAACGTCCGCTGGCAGGCGACCTGGTGGGCCTTGGGGGCCACGGCGACCTCAGCAGTGACACCCCCCGCGGGACCGTCACCGTTGATGATGCGGCCATCTTCAGCGCAAAGTTCGACGGCGGCGCCTCCGCGGGCGCGATCGGCGTCTTTGAGGCAACGCGCTACGCCCTGGGCCGGAAAAATGCCATGCGGCTGGAGGTCAACGGCACCAAGGGTTCCCTCGCCTTTGATTTCGAGGACATGAACGTCCTGTCCTTCTACGATTCGGCCGAATCGCCGGACGCCGGCTTCCGCCGGATTTTCGTCACCGAGCCCGAGCACCCGTACGTGGGGCATTGGTGGCCCACGGGCCACGGCCTGGGGTACGAGCACGGTTTCACCCACCAGGTGGTGGACCTGGTCACGGCCATTGGCGAGGGCCGCCAACCGGAACCGTCGTTCGGCGACGCCTTGCAGGTACAGCGGGTCCTCGCCGCAGTGGAGTCCAGCGCCGCGAATTCCAGCCAGTGGCAAAAAGTCTGA
- the rsgA gene encoding ribosome small subunit-dependent GTPase A, translating into MDTTNTTETDSAAGTRPLPGPSAYGYTPAVAGYFDQHPCPPATERGRVVRVDRTLLLVAVHDGLLHLPYPLSGEPAVTGDWVWIGPNRGGDRQILAVLPRRSELSRKRAFEDSSAAQVLAANVDTVGVVVPVDRPLTHNRLERTLVAAWDSGATPLVIITKADLAEVADDVVGKVILQAAGVEVVTTSAENGDGIDELMARIPPGGTIVLLGPSGAGKSTLINALVGRDVQQTAEVRSGDFKGKHTTTVRELVPLSNGTVLMDTPGVRGFGLFDAGDGLDGMFGDVEELAAGCRFADCSHGSEPGCAVREAIDTGVLAARRWNSYLKMQRELAALARRSDVAAQRAYHREWHQKVVSAGKSQRWAEREASERGSRNGDKDRKRKR; encoded by the coding sequence CTGGACACCACCAACACCACAGAAACAGACAGCGCTGCTGGCACTCGTCCGCTGCCCGGCCCCTCCGCATACGGCTACACGCCCGCCGTTGCCGGCTATTTCGATCAGCATCCCTGTCCGCCGGCAACTGAACGGGGCCGGGTGGTCCGCGTGGACCGCACCCTGCTGCTCGTTGCGGTCCATGACGGTCTCCTCCACCTGCCCTACCCGCTCTCGGGCGAGCCGGCCGTCACCGGAGACTGGGTCTGGATCGGCCCCAACCGGGGCGGCGACCGGCAAATCCTGGCCGTCCTCCCCCGCCGCTCGGAACTCAGCCGCAAACGTGCCTTCGAGGATTCGTCCGCCGCGCAGGTCCTGGCCGCGAACGTGGACACCGTGGGCGTGGTGGTGCCCGTGGACCGGCCCCTCACACACAACCGGTTGGAACGCACCCTCGTCGCCGCATGGGATTCCGGCGCCACCCCCCTGGTGATCATCACCAAGGCGGACCTGGCCGAGGTGGCGGACGACGTCGTCGGAAAAGTTATCCTTCAGGCGGCGGGCGTGGAGGTGGTCACCACATCCGCCGAAAACGGCGACGGTATCGACGAACTGATGGCACGGATTCCGCCGGGCGGAACCATCGTGCTGCTGGGACCGTCCGGTGCTGGCAAATCCACCTTGATCAATGCCCTGGTGGGCCGCGACGTCCAGCAGACCGCCGAAGTGCGGTCCGGAGACTTCAAGGGCAAGCACACCACCACCGTCCGCGAGCTGGTTCCGCTGTCCAACGGGACGGTGCTGATGGACACTCCCGGCGTGCGCGGATTTGGCCTGTTCGATGCCGGGGACGGCCTGGACGGGATGTTCGGCGACGTCGAGGAACTGGCTGCCGGCTGCCGGTTCGCTGACTGCTCACACGGGAGCGAGCCTGGCTGCGCTGTCCGCGAAGCAATCGACACCGGCGTCCTGGCCGCGCGCCGCTGGAACTCGTATCTGAAGATGCAGCGGGAACTGGCGGCGCTGGCGCGCCGCTCCGATGTCGCCGCCCAGCGCGCCTACCACCGGGAGTGGCACCAGAAGGTGGTTTCGGCGGGGAAGTCGCAACGCTGGGCTGAGCGCGAGGCCTCCGAACGCGGAAGCCGGAACGGAGACAAGGACCGGAAGCGCAAGCGGTAG
- a CDS encoding sugar phosphate isomerase/epimerase, whose protein sequence is MTRPITLFTGQWADRPFEEVARLAGEWGFDGLEIACWGDHLDPRRAAEDDNYLQGRLDILEKNNLKVFAIANHLTGQAVCDDPIDERHQGILSAEVWGNGEPEGVRRRAAEAMKDTARAAARLGVKTVTGFTGSSIWKAVAMFPPASQAMIDAGYQDFADRWNPILDVFDEAGVRFALEVHPSEIAYDYWTAKRTLEAIGHRANFGLNFDPSHFIWQDLDPVMFLQDFADKIFHVHVKESVRQLDGRNGRLGSHLAWADPRRGWDFVTAGHGDVQWNRIFRTLNAIGYDGPTSIEWEDAGMDRLIGAPQALAMVQELARIAPPAAAFDAAFASR, encoded by the coding sequence ATGACACGACCAATCACGCTGTTCACCGGCCAGTGGGCCGACCGGCCCTTCGAGGAAGTGGCCCGGCTTGCCGGCGAGTGGGGCTTTGACGGGCTGGAAATCGCCTGCTGGGGCGACCACCTGGACCCCCGCCGGGCTGCGGAGGACGACAACTACCTCCAGGGCCGGCTGGACATCCTCGAGAAGAACAACCTCAAGGTCTTCGCCATCGCCAACCACCTCACGGGCCAGGCCGTCTGCGATGACCCTATCGATGAGCGCCACCAGGGCATCCTGTCCGCGGAAGTCTGGGGCAATGGCGAGCCTGAAGGGGTGCGCCGGCGGGCGGCGGAGGCCATGAAGGACACCGCGCGGGCGGCCGCACGGCTTGGCGTCAAGACCGTGACGGGGTTCACCGGTTCGTCCATCTGGAAGGCCGTCGCCATGTTCCCGCCGGCCTCGCAGGCAATGATCGACGCCGGTTACCAGGACTTCGCGGACCGGTGGAACCCCATCCTGGACGTCTTCGACGAGGCAGGTGTCCGGTTCGCACTCGAGGTCCACCCGTCTGAAATCGCCTACGACTACTGGACGGCGAAACGGACCCTTGAGGCTATTGGCCACAGGGCGAACTTTGGCCTGAACTTCGACCCCTCCCACTTCATCTGGCAGGACCTGGATCCCGTGATGTTCCTGCAGGACTTCGCGGACAAGATCTTCCATGTGCATGTAAAGGAATCCGTCCGGCAGCTGGATGGCCGCAACGGCCGCCTGGGTTCGCACCTCGCCTGGGCGGATCCCCGGCGGGGCTGGGACTTCGTCACGGCAGGACACGGTGACGTGCAGTGGAACCGGATCTTCCGGACCCTGAATGCCATTGGCTACGACGGCCCCACCAGCATCGAATGGGAGGATGCCGGAATGGACCGCCTCATCGGCGCCCCGCAGGCCCTTGCCATGGTCCAGGAACTGGCCCGCATCGCCCCGCCCGCAGCGGCGTTCGACGCCGCCTTCGCCAGCCGCTGA
- a CDS encoding ThuA domain-containing protein, whose product MTERKNALVVRGGWDGHQPYEATELFIPYLKDNGYDVRVEESPKVYADAAYMAGVDLIMQCMTMSTIEKDEFAGLRAAVENGTGLAGWHGGIADSYRNTSDYLHLIGGQFACHPGKHPDECIGEQSDNYVPYTVNMLPAAAEHPITRGIQDFDLVTEQYWVLSDDYIDVLATTTQKVREWDPWNREVTSPAIWTRQWGKGRIFVATPGHRVEILQDTNVRTIIERGLLWASR is encoded by the coding sequence ATGACAGAACGAAAGAATGCACTGGTGGTCCGCGGCGGCTGGGACGGCCACCAGCCCTACGAGGCCACCGAGCTCTTCATTCCCTATCTCAAAGACAACGGCTATGACGTCCGGGTGGAGGAATCCCCCAAGGTCTACGCCGACGCCGCCTACATGGCCGGTGTGGACCTGATCATGCAGTGCATGACCATGTCCACCATCGAAAAGGACGAGTTCGCCGGACTGCGGGCCGCCGTGGAGAACGGCACCGGCCTGGCCGGCTGGCACGGTGGAATCGCCGATTCCTACCGGAACACCTCCGACTACCTGCACCTGATCGGCGGCCAGTTCGCCTGCCACCCTGGCAAGCACCCGGATGAGTGCATCGGCGAGCAGTCGGACAACTACGTGCCCTATACCGTCAACATGCTGCCCGCGGCCGCCGAACACCCCATCACCCGGGGCATCCAGGACTTCGACCTGGTCACCGAGCAGTACTGGGTCCTCTCCGACGACTACATCGATGTCCTGGCCACCACCACCCAGAAGGTCCGTGAATGGGACCCGTGGAACCGTGAAGTGACCTCCCCCGCCATCTGGACCCGCCAGTGGGGCAAGGGCCGCATCTTCGTCGCCACCCCCGGCCATCGGGTCGAAATCCTCCAGGACACCAATGTCCGCACCATCATCGAAAGGGGCCTGCTGTGGGCAAGCCGTTGA